A stretch of DNA from Granulicella pectinivorans:
GTCCGAGAGTTGCCCAACTGACCTCTCGGGCGAGGGGCAGTGGACTGCATCGATTCCTCAAGCACACGGCAACGGTGACGCATAGAGCCGCGATACAGGTCGGCAAACCAAGGTCCTTGTTGAGCGAAGACATGATCAGCAGAACGATGACAACGAGCCCAAGGCCGTAGAGCACCATCTTGCCGCTTCCTCCCAGCTCGACGGTTTCACTCGTTTCGGGAAGGGCGACACACAACTCCTTGCGAAAGTACCAGCGGAGCACGAAGAACGTAGTGGCGATGGAGCAAATCGAAGGCAGCAGGAAAGATGCCAACCAGCGACCAAGAGGAGGCATTCCGGCATGAAAGACGACCAGGTTCGCAGGGTTGGAGATGGGCAGGACGAAGGACGCGGCGTTCGCAATCATCGCACACGCAAACAGGAACGGGAGCGGTTGCGCCTTTGACTTTCGTACGGCGGTGAGAACGGCTGGCGTGAGGACCACGGCTGTCGCGTCGTTCGACATGCAGATGGTTACGAGCGTTCCCACACAGTAGATCAGAGCGAAGAGCTTTACACATGATCCCTTTGCGGCTTGAATGGATCTGGAAGCGACCCAGTCAAACACGCCGTTGTCCCGAGCGAGCGCAGAAAGGAGCATCATGCCGATGAGGAAAAGGTAAACATCGCTGCCCTCCGCGATCGCCTTACCGGCAAGGCGCAGAGGAATCAGACGCAAGACGACCAGAAGGGTCGCCCCTGCGCCCACCCAATACACTTCGGGCAGATTTCTGGGCCGAAGCAACATGAGCAGGATGCTCAGGGCAGTGATAACGAGAATGAGCAGTGTCACGATGGGCTGAGTCATACTCACCATTTTTTCCCGTTTTTGTTGGGGCCAAGCTGCGTCCCCAGCAGCCCGCGTTCGCGCCATTCTCCGATCGCATTCTCGTGGTCGATTTCTGCAAATCTGCGGTCCGGCCACGGCCCGAGTACTACCCGGATGGAGCTGTTGAGTTTGTCGTCGGCTGAAACGTGGAGTTCATAGGTCCCATTGTGGAGAGTTCCGGTATCCAGAGCACCGGTCCAGAAGACGCCATCTTCGGAGATGAGCGACGTTCGCAGGTCGCCGATACGAGCTGTCACCGCATGCACAGGACGCGACGACCAAATCCTGGCATGAACAGGGAGTGGTCCAGGCAAGACAACGCTTGCGCTGCGTACCGTCAAGAGTCGCTCGTCTTCAGGCTGCGTGATGGCGAGCATGGATGGTGATCCGAGCGGCACAAAGTGCCAACTCACAGCATCGCCGTCGAGCGTGATCACGGAGTATCCGACGGGCCCCTCCTCGATCTGCCCTGTGGAGCGGGTCGCGCCGTATAGAACCCTTCCATCGTTACTCAGTTCGTTGTAGTGCGTGTGTCCCATGTCGACCAGCACTACAGGATAGAGCTGCAGCAGACGCTGTAGCTCCTTTTTCCCCTGCTTGAGTTCGCTGGGATAGCAGTGGAGAAGAATCACGGCTTTCTGCCCGGAGGTCACACAGTGTTGCAACTCCTGCTCGAGCCAGCGAAGCTGCTCCTCATCGAGAATGAAGGCATCGGGCCGGGGCTCGGAGAAGGCGTTGAGCCGAACAAACCGGTACGAGCCGATAGTAAAGCCGCTGTATAACTCGGGAGCAACGTATTTCCGAAAATTGGCGAAGCTCTTTTCATGTACGTCGTGGTCGCCAACGATGCCACACCACGGCAACTGAAGCCGGTCCAGATGAGCACGAAAGGCCTCGTAAGCGACCACGCTTCCATCGTCGGCGATGTCACCGGGAACGAAGACGAAGTCCACCCCCTCTTTGGCGTACCGGTCATTAATCTCGTCCACAATGCGGCCGAGGTCGATCTCGTTTTGTTCTCCCGGGCGCGTTAAGTGTGTGTCTCCGATGTGAATCCAGCTCACGGTCTGGGTGGGGGAAAGCGGCAATGATTCAAAGGTTGATTGGGACATGACGTTATCCTTTGGCAAATTGGTTGGGTTCGGTGTTGCCATGTACGGTCTCAGGAATGGCGAAGAGAAGAAGCAGGAAAGCTAAGCACGCCAGAGCACCCAGCGCGAGAAAAGATGTTCGATAGCCCGCCTTCTCCATGAGCATGCCGCCGAAGCTGTTACTCATCGCGGCTCCCAGGCCGACAGCGGTTGCGAGAGCACCCTGCGCAAGATTGAACCGTCCGGTGCCACGGGTGCGATCCGCAATCACCAGAATGGAGACAACGCCGAAGATGGAATTCGCTACGCCATCGAGGATTTGCACGGCGAGCAAAGCGGGGACGGCATGGAACACTGTGTAAAGCACAGCCCGAATCGGCAGGACGGCAAAGCCAAACAGGAGCAGTCCCTTGCGGCCATGATGATTGGCGAAACGGCCAACATAGGCAGCGGTGCAGAGCATTACGATTTGCGTGATGGCAACGCACGCTCCCATGAATGGGGCAGCGGCTTGCATAGAACCATGCGCGAGCAGCTCACCAAGCTGGGGCAACATGGCGGCGTTGGCGAAGTGAAACAGAAAAGCACAGGCGAGAAAGGTAAGTAGCACGCGGTCCTTCGCAAGCTTCGCGAGAGGCGAACTCACTTCACCTCCGTCCTCCTCCTTCTCAGAACCGCCGCGGGCAAGCTCGAGATCGATATCGTCTCGCTTGATCGCGAGCGTTGCCCCGATCGTCGGAAGAACGAGCACGGCCACCGCATAAAAGATCGCACGGTTGCCGAGATACCTGCTTGTTCCCGCGATGACCGCTGCAGCAAAGAGATTGCCGGCGGCATTGAAGCCCTGATTGCGTCCAAACTGACAGTCGAAGAGACGGCTGCCTACCAATCCCATGGTGATCGCAGCGATGGTTGGCCCCAGGAAGGGCCCGGCGAGGCCAATCAGTCCCTGTGCGGTGTAGACCACGGGCGCACTTGCCGAAGTGGCCAAGAGAATGGCTCCTAAAGCAAGAACGATGCTTCCCGCGACCAGAATCGTTCGTTTCCACGCGACGCGGTCCACCATCCAGCCTGCGGGTGTTTGGAGCAGAACAGTGACGATGCCACCAAAGGTAAGCGCACGACCGACCGCGCCCGCGTGCCAACCAAGACTTGCAAGATACGCGGCGACAAACGGACCGAGGCCCGCCTGCACGTCAGCCAGAAAGAAGTTCGTCCACTGCAACGCACGCACGCTGCTGCGCTTCGTCTCATCGAGCGGCATCGAGCCCTGCGGGATAGAGGGTTGCGCCATCGCCTAGGCCTGCAGCCGCTTCTGAGTCGTTGCCAAACTCCACAATTTGACCCCGAGTGCATGCAGCTCAGATAGAGCCCCGTCCTTACTCGCGAACTTCGGGGCTACCCGATCGCGGAGGCACACGTCGTTCGAGGACGCATGGTGTTCTTGGATGCCGTCTACTTTCCTTTTAGCTTGCCTGGGTGCCATCGATTTTCCACGGAGTAAGAATTCTGCTGAATAGGCCACTTCTCTTGAGTGGAAGGCATTCCAGCACAACGGGTTACGATGCACACGGAAGCGTCAGCGGCTGCCTGGATTTTTTGGAGAGTAAAGATGAATAAGCTTGCTGCGATGCTGGGCAAGGCTTCCTCACAGCGACATGCAGCATTGACCTGCCCTTGCAAGAAGAGAGCAGGGATGCAGACTGCATTTGGATCGGGCGGGAAACGAGTCCTCTCGGGAGAGGCATACTCCACGAGAAGATGCAGCGCGGGTTCTTCTATGCGTGTGGCGACTCTTCCTGGGGCGCAGGTGCGTCTTTGCTCGCTTGCTTCTTGGAATGGTGGAATGGCTTCGCGATCAATCTCCCGGTACCCTTGGCAATCTTGCCGGTTCCCTTGACCGTGCCTACGCCTACATCCTTCCCTGCTTCTCCAACGCCCTTGCCGACGTTTTCGGCCGCTCCCAGCGGATGCAGCGTAACCAGATCCCCGGCCCCTTTACCGACTCCCTCCGCGGCCTTGCCCGCCCCCTTGCCGGCACCTTTGCCGATATCTCCGCTGCCGCTTCCGATATCACCACCCGCGCTTCGACCTTCGGATGGAGCGGGCAAGTTCGATGGTAGCGTCTGAGACGGTGCTGCTGCGGAGTCCCTCGCCGCAGGGGGTGTGGTCTGTGTTTGGGCAGGATTTTGTCCTGATGCAGCAAGCGTGAAAGCCAACGGTGCCAGAAGCAAAAATGACGTAGAAGTTTTCATCGACGACCTCTTTCGCGTTTGGATGCAGGGCCGCTGACTGCCGGTGGTCTCACCGCCCGTTGAAAACGCGATGGAACGCCGGCGTCGCAGTGATCGTTTCCGTGTATCTTCCCCCGGAAGGCGCATTGCAACGCCTGCCCAAACGCGTATGTGACCGATCCAACACGGTTGTGGTCGATGGCGCTACTTGTCGATCCAGTCGAATGACGCTGGAATCCCCGGGACGTCCGACTTGTCTCCCAGCAACTCCCACCGTTGCAGGCTGAACGGAACACTGCCATTCAGCCAAACGTAGTCCTGGTACTTTTGCAAGGAGAACGCACTTCCCTGTTGGAGTTTCGCCATCGTGAGCCCCTTGAGAATGTCCATCTTGCCGATCTGGTAGGTGATGGCCTGCCCCGGCGTCGAGGCAAACATGAACGCTTCGCTACGAGCCGTCTCCTCATCCATGGGCACGGTGTTCTGGAGATACGCCTGCGCCTGTTGCAACGTAAACTCCCCCAGCGCCAGTTTCACGTCAACCGTCACTCGCAGGGTCCGCAGACGGTTGAGCGCGTAGATTGCCTCTTTCGTCTTTGGTTGAGAGTCATAGAGTCCGGCGATCATCATCATCTCTTCGGCGTAGAAGCCAATTCCCTCCTGCGTCTCGGAATCATAGTAGTGCCGCCGTACCGGGTCGGGATGACGCATGGTCCACGCCATCTGGAAGTAGTGGCCCGGCATGCCCTCATGATTCGTCAGTGGCCGAACGTCGCGTGACGTAATGTTCGCCCAGAAGCTGCCCAGCGCAGGCTTGCCCTTATAGCTGCTGCCATCCTCGTCCAGCCGATCCGGACTCGTCAGATCGTCTTCCACCGCAAGAAATCCAAGGGGCGCAACATAGGGCGGAACCGGGACGTACTTGTAGTGATGCACACCTCCGGGGTCGCCGGTGAGAACGCCGTGACTCGTCAGGTATGTCCGCATCGAAGCCTCCTGCTTCACCTCATCCGCGATCTGCGCCTGCAGCGTGGGATACACCGGCGTCTCGGGTAGCCCTTTGTTCGCAGCCTGCTGCAAAGCCTCAAAGCTGACTGCACGCTGAAACTCGATCTCTCCATCCGCAAGAATCCTCTCCGGCGTGTATGGCAACAAGGCTACGTTGCGCAAGAAATAGAGATAGCCCTCGCGCCCGACGGCAGTCTCCTTCTTCAAGCCGTCGACCTGCGGCCGCAGCCACTCGCGGTAGCTCACCAACGCCTTTACCGCTCCATCCTCCGCCCGATCGAACTGCGCGAGTTCGGCGGGGCTGAAGTTCGCATCAGAGTGCACCGCCTCGCGGAATCGTTGCATCCGTTCTTCTATTTTTCCAAGCTCACCCATGGCAATCACGGCATAGGGTTGACGCATATCCGTCAGATTCATGCGGCCCTCCTCGAGAAGCCGAGGCACACTTTGCAGACGCAGCACCACCTCACGCTGGCGTTCCGGCGTAAAGGGTTCATGCACCAGCATCAGAAGCTGCATGGCGGTGAGGCCCTGGTCTACGTAGAAGAATGGATTGCGTTTCCAGTCCGGGATCACCTGCAGTTCCCAGTAGACACGCGCAATGGCCGAACCGATCAAGCGGTAGTCCACCTGCACCGGGACCGGAGCGCTGCTCACATCCAACGCGCGCCACTCTTTGTCGAAGTCCGCAATGCGATGTTGGTAGCCGGCTACATCCTGGGCCGACCAATGCGATACAAATCCCGCAGGCCGATCCAGACGTGGAATATCGTCATTCGAAAACGGCTGCTCGGTCGCACGCCACGTCCAAAAGCGCTCACTGAGCGCCTGCACTCTGGCCTCCGGGGTTTGCGCGGATGAGCTGAATGGCATGAACAGGGAGCACGCAAGAACTGCGCTCATCCCGAAACGGAAGGTAAAGATCGTAGAACGCGACGTGGTCTGCATAACGCAACGGTATCAAATCCTAGCCATGATCCAGGGTTGAAAGATACGCCGCCGCATCGAGACGGTGGGCCGGGATATTGCCCGGCGGGTGTGCGATGTCTTCCCGAGAAAGACTCAGCCCGCACGCGCAAACGATCTAGCCGGCATTCTTCCCGAGCATTTTGGTGAAGTAGAACGTCATCATGGTGCTGCCTGTGTTCGTTATGCCGTGGAGCACATTCGCTTCCGCGTACATCATGTCTCCAGCCTTGACCTGCGTTGGGACCCCGTCGATCTCGATCTCACCAGTGCCTTCGGTGACGATGACAAGCTCTTCCTCGGGGTGGCGATGTGGCGGATGGGGCCTGGAGCCGGGCTCGAGCGTCACGACGCCGGATGCCACTGCGGCAAGCTGGCTGGTAGGACCATTGAAATGCACTTTGGCCCTTGCACCAGGGCTATCACCAACAGCGGGGAGGTCCTGTCCCTTGACAACGGAACTCTTCAAGGGGGCACCGTCCCGGACTGTATCTACGTGCGTCACGTGCTGCGCCGTTTGCAAGAACGCGCATGGAATGGTCGCAGTCGACGCTAAAAAATCTCTTCTGTTCATCGCAATCTCCGTGCCTGGGCCGTTTTCGATCATTCTAGAAGCAAACGCTCTTTCCCGGTCGTCTTTGGAAAGAGGGTGCGACGAAGGTTTTTGTATTCCAGTACCTTCGTACTCTATCGAATTCGCATTTCTAGAGGATAATATGTCTACCATCTTCAAGATGAACCGACACCTTTTGCTGTTTTGTTGCTGTACGCTCCCCAGGCGCTGTTGATTCGCGCATCTCGATTCGAAGCGGAGTGCCATGCAAAACCCATCGAAGCAGCGAAACTTAAATTTGGCAAAATCTTGCTTTCGGATAATTACGGCGGCAGCGGCATTGTTTTCAGTCTGCGGCCATCCGCTACACGTTTTGGCCAAGACCGTAGTGCAGCCGGACAAGGTGGGGACGTCGACGAGTGTAGAGCCGGGTCCAAGTCCAATGACGTCAGTGGCAACCACTCCCCCCGATCCGAACGCGACGAACATTGAGATTGGCAGCAGCGTGCTGCATACCGGCATGAAACGGCTCGGCATGAATATCGACAGCCAGAACTTCTACGACTCCGGCCAGATGATGCGTAACCTGACATTCCGCAATCCCGGTTTTGAAGGGGAGATATGGCAGTCGATTTTGCACTGTGCCGCAGTGACCGCCACAAC
This window harbors:
- a CDS encoding metallophosphoesterase family protein gives rise to the protein MATPNPTNLPKDNVMSQSTFESLPLSPTQTVSWIHIGDTHLTRPGEQNEIDLGRIVDEINDRYAKEGVDFVFVPGDIADDGSVVAYEAFRAHLDRLQLPWCGIVGDHDVHEKSFANFRKYVAPELYSGFTIGSYRFVRLNAFSEPRPDAFILDEEQLRWLEQELQHCVTSGQKAVILLHCYPSELKQGKKELQRLLQLYPVVLVDMGHTHYNELSNDGRVLYGATRSTGQIEEGPVGYSVITLDGDAVSWHFVPLGSPSMLAITQPEDERLLTVRSASVVLPGPLPVHARIWSSRPVHAVTARIGDLRTSLISEDGVFWTGALDTGTLHNGTYELHVSADDKLNSSIRVVLGPWPDRRFAEIDHENAIGEWRERGLLGTQLGPNKNGKKW
- a CDS encoding MFS transporter; this encodes MAQPSIPQGSMPLDETKRSSVRALQWTNFFLADVQAGLGPFVAAYLASLGWHAGAVGRALTFGGIVTVLLQTPAGWMVDRVAWKRTILVAGSIVLALGAILLATSASAPVVYTAQGLIGLAGPFLGPTIAAITMGLVGSRLFDCQFGRNQGFNAAGNLFAAAVIAGTSRYLGNRAIFYAVAVLVLPTIGATLAIKRDDIDLELARGGSEKEEDGGEVSSPLAKLAKDRVLLTFLACAFLFHFANAAMLPQLGELLAHGSMQAAAPFMGACVAITQIVMLCTAAYVGRFANHHGRKGLLLFGFAVLPIRAVLYTVFHAVPALLAVQILDGVANSIFGVVSILVIADRTRGTGRFNLAQGALATAVGLGAAMSNSFGGMLMEKAGYRTSFLALGALACLAFLLLLFAIPETVHGNTEPNQFAKG
- a CDS encoding DUF885 family protein; amino-acid sequence: MSAVLACSLFMPFSSSAQTPEARVQALSERFWTWRATEQPFSNDDIPRLDRPAGFVSHWSAQDVAGYQHRIADFDKEWRALDVSSAPVPVQVDYRLIGSAIARVYWELQVIPDWKRNPFFYVDQGLTAMQLLMLVHEPFTPERQREVVLRLQSVPRLLEEGRMNLTDMRQPYAVIAMGELGKIEERMQRFREAVHSDANFSPAELAQFDRAEDGAVKALVSYREWLRPQVDGLKKETAVGREGYLYFLRNVALLPYTPERILADGEIEFQRAVSFEALQQAANKGLPETPVYPTLQAQIADEVKQEASMRTYLTSHGVLTGDPGGVHHYKYVPVPPYVAPLGFLAVEDDLTSPDRLDEDGSSYKGKPALGSFWANITSRDVRPLTNHEGMPGHYFQMAWTMRHPDPVRRHYYDSETQEGIGFYAEEMMMIAGLYDSQPKTKEAIYALNRLRTLRVTVDVKLALGEFTLQQAQAYLQNTVPMDEETARSEAFMFASTPGQAITYQIGKMDILKGLTMAKLQQGSAFSLQKYQDYVWLNGSVPFSLQRWELLGDKSDVPGIPASFDWIDK
- a CDS encoding SLC13 family permease translates to MTQPIVTLLILVITALSILLMLLRPRNLPEVYWVGAGATLLVVLRLIPLRLAGKAIAEGSDVYLFLIGMMLLSALARDNGVFDWVASRSIQAAKGSCVKLFALIYCVGTLVTICMSNDATAVVLTPAVLTAVRKSKAQPLPFLFACAMIANAASFVLPISNPANLVVFHAGMPPLGRWLASFLLPSICSIATTFFVLRWYFRKELCVALPETSETVELGGSGKMVLYGLGLVVIVLLIMSSLNKDLGLPTCIAALCVTVAVCLRNRCSPLPLAREVSWATLGLVAALFVIVDAVQSIGALRLTEAALHRAEALGPYLGSLVTAFTVAVGNNLLNNLPLGLIAGGTLNATQSHGLIANAILIGVDLGPNLSVTGSLATILWLLALRKENLDVSAMDFLKVGVIAMPAALCASMAAAFVMHALFSTL
- a CDS encoding cupin domain-containing protein, with amino-acid sequence MVDILSSRNANSIEYEGTGIQKPSSHPLSKDDRERAFASRMIENGPGTEIAMNRRDFLASTATIPCAFLQTAQHVTHVDTVRDGAPLKSSVVKGQDLPAVGDSPGARAKVHFNGPTSQLAAVASGVVTLEPGSRPHPPHRHPEEELVIVTEGTGEIEIDGVPTQVKAGDMMYAEANVLHGITNTGSTMMTFYFTKMLGKNAG